The region GGTAAAATTGGTGTTCATGTTGTGAGTGACGGTAGTAAAAATCCTTATCGGGTTAAGCTTCGCGCTCCTGGATTCTCAAATTTAAATCTTTTCGCTGAATGTGCGAAAGGGACGATGCTGGCTGATGCTGTTGCCATTCTTGGTAGTATTGACATGGTAATCCCTGAAATCGACAGGTAGAGTGAGGAAATATCGATATGTCTCAAATACCCGTTGAACTGGTAAAATTACTGATTGCTTTAGTGGCGATTGCAGCATTCGTTGGGCTTAATGGACTTGTTTTGGTTTACCTTGAACGTAAGGTGGCAGGGCATATCCAGCGTAGACCTGGACCGTTTGAAGTTGGTCCTCATGGTCTTTTACAGCCACTTGCGGACGCTGTGAAATTGATTGGTAAGCAGCTTTTCACACCGAAAAGCGCGGATGGATTCCTCTTCTGGTTGGCACCTATAATATCATTTCTACCGGTACTCTTACTTTTTGTTCCAATTCCGTTTGGGCCTGTTGCGACCGGAATGGAAATGAATTTGGGCTTACTTTTAATTTTAGCATTTTCAGGTCTTAATGTTTTAGCTCTCTGTCTTGCGGGCTGGGGGTCTAATAATAAATACGGGGTACTTGGAGCTGCACGTGCCGTGGCTCAGTCTGTTGCGTATGAAATCCCGTTGTTATTGGCTGTTCTGGCAATAGCTTTTCAGACTGGAAGTCTGAATTTGTCAGAAATTGTTCAGGGTCAGGGGGGCTGGCCGTGGCAGTGGAATGCAGTTTTGCAGCCTTTAGCTTTTATTATTTATTTCGTAAGTGCTCTTGGAGAAACAAACCGTGCACCTTTCGATCTTCCTGAAGCAGAAAGTGAACTGACTGCAGGTTTTCACACAGAATATTCTGGAATGGGGTTCGGACTGTTTTTTCTAGCTGAATACGCCAACATGATTGTTGTCTGTTCAGTAGCGGTTGCTCTTTTCTTAGGCGGATGGCACGGCCCATTCTTCGACGGAAGTTGGTGGTTTCTTGCAAAAGTATACGTTCTCCTGCTGATAATGATCTGGTTGCGCTGGACTTTCCCCAGAGTTCGTTTTGACCAGCTTTTGAATATCAACTGGAAGTGGCTCATGCCGCTTGCATTGCTTAATTTGTTGATAACTGCCTTTGTAACCAAGCTTTCTTGAATCAGGTGGTGATATAATGACCGCAATTAAAAAG is a window of Desulfovibrio sp. UCD-KL4C DNA encoding:
- the nuoH gene encoding NADH-quinone oxidoreductase subunit NuoH, with translation MSQIPVELVKLLIALVAIAAFVGLNGLVLVYLERKVAGHIQRRPGPFEVGPHGLLQPLADAVKLIGKQLFTPKSADGFLFWLAPIISFLPVLLLFVPIPFGPVATGMEMNLGLLLILAFSGLNVLALCLAGWGSNNKYGVLGAARAVAQSVAYEIPLLLAVLAIAFQTGSLNLSEIVQGQGGWPWQWNAVLQPLAFIIYFVSALGETNRAPFDLPEAESELTAGFHTEYSGMGFGLFFLAEYANMIVVCSVAVALFLGGWHGPFFDGSWWFLAKVYVLLLIMIWLRWTFPRVRFDQLLNINWKWLMPLALLNLLITAFVTKLS